One region of Flavobacterium sp. KACC 22763 genomic DNA includes:
- a CDS encoding regulatory protein RecX, protein MKKPTNSTFTIKEALQKLEHFCAYQERCHDEVVSKLYDLKMTRDEIDSIVVQLIEGNFLNETRFACSFARGKHRIKHWGKIRITNELKARNISSTNITLALKEISSEEYFETFENLAERCWNSISETNQLKKRKKFCDYMLRRGYESNLVYEKVKELEEN, encoded by the coding sequence ATGAAAAAGCCGACGAACAGCACTTTTACTATCAAAGAAGCTTTACAAAAATTAGAACATTTTTGTGCTTATCAAGAACGCTGTCACGATGAAGTAGTTTCAAAATTGTATGACCTAAAAATGACTCGTGATGAGATTGACAGTATTGTCGTACAGCTCATTGAAGGGAATTTTCTAAACGAAACTCGTTTTGCCTGCAGCTTTGCCAGAGGCAAACACAGAATCAAGCATTGGGGAAAAATTAGAATCACAAACGAACTTAAAGCAAGAAACATTTCATCAACAAATATCACTTTGGCTTTAAAAGAAATTTCTTCTGAAGAATATTTCGAAACTTTCGAAAACTTAGCCGAAAGATGTTGGAATAGCATCTCTGAAACTAACCAACTTAAAAAACGCAAAAAGTTCTGCGACTATATGTTGCGAAGAGGTTATGAAAGTAATTTAGTTTACGAAAAAGTTAAAGAACTAGAAGAAAACTAA